TAATCAGGCGCATCAGGATAAAGCGCCATGGTTTGCTCTATCTCGGCATGATTTTCATCAAGGTGGGTCTGGATGTAACAATCCGGATGCTCGGCAGCCAGAGCCTTTGCGGTCTCCATCTGCTCCGGTGTGGAGGTTATGGCAAAGCGAGGCGTGATGGCATAATGAGCCCGCCCCTTTCCATGCCACTGGGAAATAAGCGCTTTTGAATCGTCATAGCCAGATTGTGGCGTGTCGCGCACGCCTTGCGGAGCGTTGCGATCCATCAACACCTTACCGCCGATAACGCGCATATTGCGTCGTTCAGCCTCGGCGAAATAGGCATCAGTTGATGTCTTGTGCGAAGAGCAATAGGCAACCGTCGTGGTCGTGCCGTTGGCGAGCACTTCATCGAAAAACCGCGTTGCCATGGTGGCGCAATGGTTCGGATCTGCATAGGCAGCTTCCGCCGGGAAGGTGTAATTCTCAAGCCAGTCCAGCAACTGGGCACCCCAACTGGCGACGACCTGCACCTGCGGGAAATGCAGATGGGTGTCGATAAAACCGGGTACAAGCAAATGGGGGCGATGGTCGACGATCCTTAACCCAGCCTTGGCCTTGGCCTTGGCCTTCTGGCTAACCTCTTCGAAAGTCCCTCGCGCATTTATCTGGCCATTTTCGATCAACAAGGCACCATCTTCTATATAAAGATGAGCACTCCTATCCTCCGGCGTCAGAGGTTCTCTCAAAAAAGTCAGCAGTCTTCCGCGCAGAATGGTTTGGGCCATTTTTTGTCCTAAAGTCGTCGTTTCCGGGGGCTGAGTGATCACCTTTCCTAAAGGCAACGCGGCACACTATGCCTCAACACATAGCGGCTGACCAGTCCATTTTTACCGGAGCAGTCCCCTTGCGCTGCCGCGCCGCGGTAAATCTCATTGCTTCAGACTTGTCTGGTCACACGCATAATTTTGTTGCAGAACAACAATACCACAAAGATACCACATGCCGCCGTATATGGACTTTTCGCTTTCTCAAGATTGTAAAATTACCATTATCCGTAAGATGAATTGAAATTGGTTTGGATTGGTCTTCTACTCAAATAGTGGAGTTGGCTTACTAAAAGACACATCTTGCCAATCCATTGCGAGAGAAATGGCGCCTCAAAAGGTGCCACAGTGGGAGACTTTGCAATGGAGAATTTGGATAGTTTCTATCTAGGAATTGATGGCGGTGGAACAAACTGCCGGGGGAGACTAAGAGACGCTGAAGGCACCCTATTGGGAGAAGCCCTCAGCGGACCAGTGCAGGCCAGTCAAGGTCTGTTCGCAGCTCAAGAGCAAGTCGCCAAAGTGGCACGAGAAACCTTGCAGGATGCTGGCTATGGCTCAGAGATTCTTTGCAAAACGCACGTAGGCATCGGCCTTGCCGATTTGCACATCAGCACCCATCGACAGGCCTTTTGCAATTGGGAGCATCCTTTTGCATCTTTGGAGGTTGCAAGCGATGCGCATATTGCTTGCTTGGGAGGACATGCCGGCGAACAGGATGGCGGCATCCTGATTCTTGGAACGGGCAGCTGCGGTTACGGTTTGATCAGAGGCCAATCGGTCAATGTAGGCGGTTGGGGCTTCGCCCTTTCGGATATGGCCAGTGCGGCGCAAGTGGGTGTTATTGCACTGCGCGTTGCAATGGCTGCGCTGGATGGCATCTATGACGTAAGCCCCATGACCGATCACATCATGTCGATGTTCAGTGACAGTCAGGAAGAGATGGTCTTGTGGGCCAACACCGCAACGCCGCCGGACTTTGCTGGCTATGGACATATTGTGGTCAGTTATGCCGAAAGAGATGATCCTCTGGCGGTCAAACTGATGGCTGATTGCGGCAATCAGGCCAGCGCCATGTTACGGGCTTTGGCTTGGCGAGGCGTCAACCGCATTGCCTTGATGGGAAGTTTTGCCGACTCTGTCGAACCTTGGCTGGAAGCCGATACAACCTCGCTCCTTGTACCGCGCCTTTATGATGCGCGCGACGGAGCCATTCTCATGGCAGGTGGTACATTGCCTCCGCTGGAACCGGGGCACGAGCAGGACATGGGGCACAAAGAGCGCTACGGTCATGGTTAATCTTGAAAGCCTGATTGATCATGTAAGGCATACCTCCAATCTCGACACCCAAAGCGCAACACCTCTCTATTTGCGCATTGAACGCGGCATCGAGCAATTGATCGAAACGGGTCTGATTGAGGTCAACGATGCGCTCCCCGCAGAGCGGGAGTTGGCTCTGGCGCTTGGCGTGTCTCGCGTGACCGTGCGCAACGCGGTTCGGGTTTTGGTCGACAAGGGCATTCTCGTGCAGAGACATGGTGCGGGCACCTTTGTTGCCTCACGTGTGGCGCAGCGGCCAAAGCAGATCACCGGTTTTTCCGAAGACATGCATAGCCGAGGTTTGGCCACCACTGCTCTATGGCTAGACAGATCCACGGGCACCCCCACGCCTGAAGAATGCGATGCATTGGAGATCATGCCGGACTCACAAGTAAGCCGCCTTTATCGCCTGCGTACGGTTGATAGCAAGCCCATGTGCCTTGAGCACACGGTGCTGCCGCAAAGCGTTCTGCCAGACCCTGCGGTGATCGAAACCTCGCTCTATTCGTGGCTGGAGCACCACCAAATGCGCCCGACCCGATGTCAGCAGACTTTATCGGCCCGGCTGTTTGATGTGTCCCACGCGCATCTGTTAGGCGTGCCCACCGGCTCTGCCTGCCTTTACGTGGAGCGGCGCTCCTATCTCAAATCCAGTCAGACCCCATCTCGGGATGATCCGGACACGGAGTTCTCATGCGATGCATTGGTCGCACATGAAGCAGACCGGCCGATCGAGTTCGTCCGCTCCTATTTCCGTGGCGACCTCTACGAATTTGTCTCCGAGTCGATCATCTAGTCGATGCGATATACCGGCACCGGCGGTCTACCCCGTTATACATTTAGACGCCCACATCCTCGCAAACTGCGTGGCGTTCATGGCTATTGCTGCTAGGATAGAAACCCTCATCCCAGCGGAGCTGATGCACTTTCGCCGGACATGATGCTATTGACAGGAAACCTGCTCGGGACACCGCCATGAAACAAATTCTTTTGCACGCCCGCCTTTTCGATGGCGACCAGTTTTTTGCAGGCAAGGCGGTTACGCTTGAGGATGGCCGGGTCGGAGAAATCTTTGACATCCCGAACGCGCTTGGAGGCTATGAAACCCATGATTTGACAGGTCTCATTCTTGCTCCGGGTTTCATTGATGTTCAGGTCAATGGCGGAGGTGGGGTCATGTTTGATGGGATGCTTGATCTCTCAGGGCTGGAAACCATGGCTGATGCGCACAGGGCCTACGGAACCACCTCCATGTTGCCAACCCTGATCAGCGATAGCAAACAAGCTATGGAGCACTCGGCGCATCTGATCAGACAAGCACATCGTCACTGGGGAGAAAACAGCTCGCTGTCATCGATCAAAGGCATTCACTTTGAAGGACCATATTTGAATGAAGCCAAAAAAGGCGTGCATCCGGCCGAAATGATCCGGGCGGTGGACGAAGGTGCCATTGAACTCATGACACACCCAGATCTAGGAGTAAGGCTCATTACCATCGCGCCGGAGAAAGTCGGCAGTGCCTTCATTCGAGAATGTGTCCATCATGGTGCAGTCATTTCTGCCGGGCACACGGCTGCAAATTTTCAGGAAATCGCAAACGCCGTCAGGGCAGGCCTGCGCGGCTTTACACATCTGTTCAATGCCATGACGCCCATGGGAAGCCGTGAACCCGGTGTCGTGGGAGCGGCTCTTGATGACGCCGACACATGGTGCGGACTGATCGTTGATGGCTTCCATGTGCACCCGGCCTCCATGCGCAACGCGATCAAGACCAAACCGCGCGGCAAGATGATGCTGGTCACTGATGCCATGGCACCGGTTGGTTCTGATAAGAAGACATTCACGCTCCATGGGCAATCGGTTGAAGTGCACAATGGTCGCTGCCAGCTGGCCGATGGGACATTGGCGGGCTCTTCCCTCAGCATGATGGAAGCGGTTCGGAATGTTGTGGAACTGCTCGACTTACCACTCTCGGAAGCACTGCGCATGGCTTCGCGCTATCCGGCAAGCTTCATGCGCATGGACACCTCTTTAGGCATGATTGCTCCTGGCTATGCTGCCGATCTTGTGGCCTTTGATCCGACAAACTGGACCGTCAAACACACTTGGATCAATGGCTTTCACAGAGCTCACTAGAGGGTAAATCGGCAACCGTCATAAGTACCCAAAGTCAATTTTCCAGTTGAGACATTGATTCAACTATGCGTCAAAAAATCTTGAGAAACTGATTCAACAGATGAACCAAAGCAGGCTGAAGAGCCACGTTAAGTTCCTAGATTTTTATCAGTAATTTCAATGTTCTAAATGGTTATCTTTGCAATTTGATTCATTGCGTTCATCGGTTCAGATTTCGATTCAACATGAGGTCTAGAAACGTACAAAAACCGGAGCTGTGCTAACAGCCCCGGTCATTTCTCTATGGTCTCAGGAGAGTGCAAGCAGAGACACTAGAGGGCTGCCTTGATGCTTTCATCGATCGGTGTTGTTGGGCGTCCGATCAAAGCAGAAAGGATTTTGCTGCTGTCTTCCAGCCAGCCACCTTTCACGTTGTCGCTTGAGTCACCCAGAATCTCGGCAAAGCCTTCTGGCACGCCAGCCCCAGTCAGAGCCGCGATATAGTCTTGCTTGGACATGTCGATATAGGCGATTTTCTTGCCCGTCGCAGAAGCGACCTTGAGCGCAAATGCACTCATCGTGAAGGCTTCATCACCGGCCAGTTCGTAGATTTTGCCGGCCTGTTCTTCAATCGCGGATGTCATGACGACAGCTGCCGCTTCGGCGTAGTCGGCACGGGAAGCGGAAGCAACACGGCCCTCTCCAGAAGCCCCAATCACGGCGCCGGTTTCAAGTGTCGGAGCAAGATTTTCGGTGTAGTTCTCGCTGTACCAGCCATTGCGAAGCAGGGCGTGCGGAATGCCGGACGTGTTCAACAATGCCTCTGTTGCCACATGTTCTTCAGCCAGTAGCATCGGCGATTTGGCAGCTTTCAACAAGGATGTGTAGGCGATGAATTTCACATTGTTGGCCTTGGCTGCTTCGATCACGGCGGTATGCTGAGCCACACGCTGGCCGACAGCGCTGCCAGAAATCATCATCAACTTATCAACGCCCTTGAGGGCCTCAACATAGCTCTCAGGCTGGTCATAATCGGCCTTGCGCACGACCACGCCAGCGGCTGCCAGATCCGATACTGCGTCCGGGTTACGCACCAGAGCGATGATTTCGCTTGCGTTGATTTTGTTCAATAGGGCCTTGATTACAAGGCGGCCAAGATGGCCAGAAGCACCAGTTACTGCAATCATTTCATTTTCCTTTCCCGCCTTTTCTCCGGTGGCTGGCGGCTTGTCATTTCTGTTGACCTCAATATGACCTTTCGGCATTGTTATCACTAGAGTTGATTTTCAGAATGGATGGTTCGGAAATTGAGTACAATAGGATATCAGCATCTGCGCCCTCTAGCGATCTTTGTGTGTGTGGTGGATGAGGGAAGTTTTGCAGAAGCAGCCCGCCACCTCAAATCCAGCCGATCGCGCGTCTCCGAGCAAATTACCCAGCTTGAAGACGATCTTGGCGTTCGTCTTCTGCAGCGCTCTACGCGCAAGCTATCGCTGACGGAAGAAGGCAGAGCGGTTTACGAGAGGGTTCGCTCCCTGCCCCGCTTGCTGGAAGACACCATCGAGATTGCGACGCAGGAGAAGCCCTCGGGGCGCGTTTCGGTAACGGCAACCTATGATGTTGGAAACACGCAGTTACCTCCTGTTATTGCGAGTTTTCGCGAGAAATTCCCGGACGTCGAGCTAGACATCATTCTCAGTGACAAACGCCTTGATCTGGTTGCCGAGGGCATTGATATGGCGATCAGGATTGGCCTGCCCCGGGATGACAGTCTTATCGGGCGCGTGTTGTATGAGGAGCGCTTTGGGCTTTTTGCGACGCCAGACTATTTGGAAAAGCACGGCACTCCGGCACATACGCGCGACCTTGCGTCCCATCGCTGGATTTGCTTGTCAAACGTAAGCCCCGGCGGCATCAACCGGCTCTTTCGCGGCAAAGACCTCATTACCGTGAATGCGAAAAAGTACGAGCTCTGCAACTCACCACAGATGGTCATCACCATGGCCACTGCCGGACTGGGGCTGGCGCAGCTGTTCCCTTCCACGGTTCGCAAGGAGGTGGCTCAGGGGCGTCTCGTGCGCATCATGCCAGACCTAAGCGGAGAAACGATGATCTTCTCTCTGGTCTATCCTTCGCGCAAGCATTTGCCGCTAAGGACGCGAGCCCTGATCGACCACATTATGGCAAGTCGGCTTTTTGACCCGCACTAATGCACTTTGCTTCTGAGCTGGCAGGCTTTAGCAGTGCCCTCGGCCCCAAGAAAGGCAGTCGGAAACCAAAACGCCCGGAGCATAGCCCCGGGCGCATCGACCTTGTCTCGCAGAGTCTGCGGCTTACTGGATCTGCTGAAGCAGGGTGTCCAGAGATGCTTTCGCATCGCCATAGAACATGCGGGTATTTTCTTTGTAGAACAGCGGGTTCTCGATACCGGAATAGCCAGTACCCTGACCACGTTTGGAAACGAAGACCTGCTTGGCTTTCCAAACTTCCAGAACCGGCATACCGGCGATTGGAGAGTTTGGATCTTCCTGAGCAGCCGGGTTCACGATGTCGTTGGAGCCGATAACGATAACAACGTCCGTATCAGGGAAGTCGTCGTTGATCTCGTCCATTTCCATAACGATGTCATAAGGCACCTTGGCTTCAGCCAACAGCACGTTCATGTGACCTGGAAGACGACCAGCCACCGGATGGATGGCGAAGCGGACTTCCTTGCCCTTGGCGCGCAGACGGCGGGTCAGTTCAGCAACATTTTGCTGAGCCTGAGCAACAGCCATACCATAGCCCGGAACGATGATGACACTGTCGGCATCGTCAAGAGCGGCAGCAACGCCGTCGGCATCGATTGCGATCATCTCGCCATCGATTTCCATGGCTGGGCCAGTGGAGTTACCAAAGCCGCCAAGAATAACCGAGACGAAGTGACGGTTCATGGCCTTACACATGATGTAGGACAGAATGGCACCTGAGGAACCAACCAGAGCACCGGTCACGATCAGCAGGTCGTTGCCAAGCAGGAAGCCGGTAGCCGCTGCAGCCCACCCTGAATAGGAGTTCAGCATGGAGACAACAACAGGCATATCAGCGCCACCGATGGCCATAACCATATGCACACCAATGACGAACGCGATGATCGTCATCAGATAGAGGGTCCAGGATCCGAGGCCGTTCATATACATGATCAGCAGGATGAAGGACACAACCAGCATCAGGATGTTCCACATATGGCGACCCGGCAAAAGCAGGGCTTTGCCGCCAATGCGACCGGAGAGCTTGCCATAGGCAATCAGCGAGCCGGTGAAGGTAACAGCACCAATGAAGACACCAAGGAAGACTTCAATCTCGTGGATGACCTCTTCCGCAGGTGTCGGGAAGACATGTGCCGTCAAATCGGAGTTGAGACCGATGAAGACAGCAGCAAGACCCACAAAGCTGTGCAGCATGGCTACAAGCTGTGGCATGCCGGTCATTTCAACGCGTTTGGCAACGATGCCACCGATAACGGCACCAATAACCACTGCGATGAGCAGAACGACAGGGCTGGCAGCAAGCACCGTCCCCAGAGTGATGTCATGGGGATCGATCGGTCCAAAGATGGTAGCCAGAACAGCGATCGCCATACCGACGATACCGAACCAGACGCCACGCTTTGCACTTTCCTGATCCTTCAGTCCACCCAGAGACAGGATGAACAGCACAGTAGCCGCGATGTAGGCGGCTGTTTGTAATTCAGCGTTCATAATTACCTCCGCCTATCAGGATTTCTGGAACATCTGCAGCATGCGACGGGTAACCATGAAGCCACCGACGATGTTGATCGAAGCAATCAGGATCGACACGAATGCCAAAAGCAAAACGATCCAGGAGCTCGAGCCCAACTGCAGGAGTGAGCCGAGGATGATAATCCCCGAAATTGCGTTCGTCACAGCCATCAAAGGCGTATGCAGCGAATGAGCTACACCCCAGATAACCTGGAAGCCGATGAACACGGCCAAAACAAACACGATGAAGTGGCCCATGAAGGCCGCAGGAGCATAAAGGCCGATAAGCCCCATGATGACGGCGCCGATAACAAGAAGGCTGATCTGCTGCCGGCCAGCTTTGCGGGCTGCAGCCTCTTCTTCTGCCTTGATCTCTTCAGGCGTCTTTTCCTTGACTTCCGGTTTTTTCTGGGCAGCGATCGCCTTGATTTTCGGAGGTGGAGGCGGGAAGGTGATTTCACCTTCGTATGTCACGGTAGCACCGCGGATAACATCGTCTTCCATGTTGTGTACGACTTGGCCGTCTTTTTCAGGGGTCAGGTCGGTCATCATGTGACGGATGTTGGTAGAATAGAGTTCTGAAGACTGTGTCGCCATACGGGACGGGAAGTCGGTGTAGCCGATGATGGTCACGCCATTGTCGGTAACAACTTTCTCGTCAGCAACCGTTCCTTCCACGTTGCCACCGCGCTCTGCAGCAAGGTCGACAATCACGGAACCGGTTTTCATGGATGCGACCATGTCTGCAAGCCACAATTTTGGAGCAGGACGGTTCGGGATCAACGCAGTGGTGATCACGATGTCCATTTCCCCTGCAATCTCGCGGAACTTGGCGAGCTGAGCGTTGCGGAACTCTTCAGACTGTACGGAAGCATAACC
This window of the uncultured Cohaesibacter sp. genome carries:
- a CDS encoding LysR family transcriptional regulator; its protein translation is MSTIGYQHLRPLAIFVCVVDEGSFAEAARHLKSSRSRVSEQITQLEDDLGVRLLQRSTRKLSLTEEGRAVYERVRSLPRLLEDTIEIATQEKPSGRVSVTATYDVGNTQLPPVIASFREKFPDVELDIILSDKRLDLVAEGIDMAIRIGLPRDDSLIGRVLYEERFGLFATPDYLEKHGTPAHTRDLASHRWICLSNVSPGGINRLFRGKDLITVNAKKYELCNSPQMVITMATAGLGLAQLFPSTVRKEVAQGRLVRIMPDLSGETMIFSLVYPSRKHLPLRTRALIDHIMASRLFDPH
- a CDS encoding GntR family transcriptional regulator — encoded protein: MVNLESLIDHVRHTSNLDTQSATPLYLRIERGIEQLIETGLIEVNDALPAERELALALGVSRVTVRNAVRVLVDKGILVQRHGAGTFVASRVAQRPKQITGFSEDMHSRGLATTALWLDRSTGTPTPEECDALEIMPDSQVSRLYRLRTVDSKPMCLEHTVLPQSVLPDPAVIETSLYSWLEHHQMRPTRCQQTLSARLFDVSHAHLLGVPTGSACLYVERRSYLKSSQTPSRDDPDTEFSCDALVAHEADRPIEFVRSYFRGDLYEFVSESII
- the nagA gene encoding N-acetylglucosamine-6-phosphate deacetylase gives rise to the protein MKQILLHARLFDGDQFFAGKAVTLEDGRVGEIFDIPNALGGYETHDLTGLILAPGFIDVQVNGGGGVMFDGMLDLSGLETMADAHRAYGTTSMLPTLISDSKQAMEHSAHLIRQAHRHWGENSSLSSIKGIHFEGPYLNEAKKGVHPAEMIRAVDEGAIELMTHPDLGVRLITIAPEKVGSAFIRECVHHGAVISAGHTAANFQEIANAVRAGLRGFTHLFNAMTPMGSREPGVVGAALDDADTWCGLIVDGFHVHPASMRNAIKTKPRGKMMLVTDAMAPVGSDKKTFTLHGQSVEVHNGRCQLADGTLAGSSLSMMEAVRNVVELLDLPLSEALRMASRYPASFMRMDTSLGMIAPGYAADLVAFDPTNWTVKHTWINGFHRAH
- a CDS encoding BadF/BadG/BcrA/BcrD ATPase family protein, which gives rise to MENLDSFYLGIDGGGTNCRGRLRDAEGTLLGEALSGPVQASQGLFAAQEQVAKVARETLQDAGYGSEILCKTHVGIGLADLHISTHRQAFCNWEHPFASLEVASDAHIACLGGHAGEQDGGILILGTGSCGYGLIRGQSVNVGGWGFALSDMASAAQVGVIALRVAMAALDGIYDVSPMTDHIMSMFSDSQEEMVLWANTATPPDFAGYGHIVVSYAERDDPLAVKLMADCGNQASAMLRALAWRGVNRIALMGSFADSVEPWLEADTTSLLVPRLYDARDGAILMAGGTLPPLEPGHEQDMGHKERYGHG
- the pntB gene encoding Re/Si-specific NAD(P)(+) transhydrogenase subunit beta; the encoded protein is MNAELQTAAYIAATVLFILSLGGLKDQESAKRGVWFGIVGMAIAVLATIFGPIDPHDITLGTVLAASPVVLLIAVVIGAVIGGIVAKRVEMTGMPQLVAMLHSFVGLAAVFIGLNSDLTAHVFPTPAEEVIHEIEVFLGVFIGAVTFTGSLIAYGKLSGRIGGKALLLPGRHMWNILMLVVSFILLIMYMNGLGSWTLYLMTIIAFVIGVHMVMAIGGADMPVVVSMLNSYSGWAAAATGFLLGNDLLIVTGALVGSSGAILSYIMCKAMNRHFVSVILGGFGNSTGPAMEIDGEMIAIDADGVAAALDDADSVIIVPGYGMAVAQAQQNVAELTRRLRAKGKEVRFAIHPVAGRLPGHMNVLLAEAKVPYDIVMEMDEINDDFPDTDVVIVIGSNDIVNPAAQEDPNSPIAGMPVLEVWKAKQVFVSKRGQGTGYSGIENPLFYKENTRMFYGDAKASLDTLLQQIQ
- a CDS encoding Re/Si-specific NAD(P)(+) transhydrogenase subunit alpha translates to MKIGTPKELFEGEARVAMTPSSAKQLQKLGYDCILESGAGILAGFSDETYSEAGVKIVPSESALWEEADIVAKVRQPLTEELKYLAKGKTLISFFNPAGNEEGMEAAKASGANVIAMEMVPRISRAQKMDALSSMANIAGYRAVIEAGNNFGRFFTGQITAAGKVPPAKVLIVGAGVAGLAAIGTSVALGAITYAFDVRPEVAEQVESMGAEFVYLDFEEEQQDGAATGGYASVQSEEFRNAQLAKFREIAGEMDIVITTALIPNRPAPKLWLADMVASMKTGSVIVDLAAERGGNVEGTVADEKVVTDNGVTIIGYTDFPSRMATQSSELYSTNIRHMMTDLTPEKDGQVVHNMEDDVIRGATVTYEGEITFPPPPPKIKAIAAQKKPEVKEKTPEEIKAEEEAAARKAGRQQISLLVIGAVIMGLIGLYAPAAFMGHFIVFVLAVFIGFQVIWGVAHSLHTPLMAVTNAISGIIILGSLLQLGSSSWIVLLLAFVSILIASINIVGGFMVTRRMLQMFQKS
- a CDS encoding SDR family oxidoreductase, with translation MIAVTGASGHLGRLVIKALLNKINASEIIALVRNPDAVSDLAAAGVVVRKADYDQPESYVEALKGVDKLMMISGSAVGQRVAQHTAVIEAAKANNVKFIAYTSLLKAAKSPMLLAEEHVATEALLNTSGIPHALLRNGWYSENYTENLAPTLETGAVIGASGEGRVASASRADYAEAAAVVMTSAIEEQAGKIYELAGDEAFTMSAFALKVASATGKKIAYIDMSKQDYIAALTGAGVPEGFAEILGDSSDNVKGGWLEDSSKILSALIGRPTTPIDESIKAAL
- the guaD gene encoding guanine deaminase; its protein translation is MAQTILRGRLLTFLREPLTPEDRSAHLYIEDGALLIENGQINARGTFEEVSQKAKAKAKAGLRIVDHRPHLLVPGFIDTHLHFPQVQVVASWGAQLLDWLENYTFPAEAAYADPNHCATMATRFFDEVLANGTTTTVAYCSSHKTSTDAYFAEAERRNMRVIGGKVLMDRNAPQGVRDTPQSGYDDSKALISQWHGKGRAHYAITPRFAITSTPEQMETAKALAAEHPDCYIQTHLDENHAEIEQTMALYPDAPDYLGIYEHYGLLRANTLLGHCIHMLPREIDVLLETDARPVFCPTSNLFLGSGLFDYEGLRARGAKSAIATDIGGGTSYSMLRTLHEGYKALATRDGTKMHPLRAFYWATLGNAVALGLEDRIGTLEVGSEADIVVLDSRATSAMALRMERCQSLVEELFILQIMSDDRSVSETYVAGVPMKSQS